Within Gloeomargarita sp. SKYB120, the genomic segment GCGAAATCCCCCTTCCACCACCTTGTGCTCGCTTAATTTGACCTTTACCTGGCGCCAGAGACTCATCTGAATCAACGTGGCGCAGTGCTGGTCTGGCAATACAATAACTGAATTAACACCCGCATCTGGCACCGGAATATAGTTTTGATAATCCTGCCATGAGCGCAAGCCATCTCTGAGAATAGCGTCTTTGAGATAGATGGGACGATTCTCAGGGAGATTGGTACTGTACTCGACAGGCACTTCTAAATCCTGACCAGTCACGCGCAACCAACGTTTCACTAGCAAGGGACATGTAATCCAAACCACTCCATGACTTAGGGACGGTACGGGCACCCACAATAGCGACCCATCCCCAATCCAAATAGCCCCTTGATAGAGTTGCTCTCCATCTTGACCAATCTCATTCCCAAAGAGCCAAAATTTTTGCTCTCGGTCAGTCACATTTGCCCGCAACC encodes:
- the cmr4 gene encoding type III-B CRISPR module RAMP protein Cmr4, which encodes MNIVYLFLLSPLHTGGTTQEGNLLGIARESHTNLPYIPSSTIRGRLRANVTDREQKFWLFGNEIGQDGEQLYQGAIWIGDGSLLWVPVPSLSHGVVWITCPLLVKRWLRVTGQDLEVPVEYSTNLPENRPIYLKDAILRDGLRSWQDYQNYIPVPDAGVNSVIVLPDQHCATLIQMSLWRQVKVKLSEHKVVEGGFRYEEAIPPDTLMYFPWGVTAQASEDSEEAQQEFERLLSQQDVLQIGGQESLGRGFVQVFNGAVK